A single Syngnathus acus chromosome 8, fSynAcu1.2, whole genome shotgun sequence DNA region contains:
- the LOC119126338 gene encoding ras-related protein Rab-37-like isoform X2 yields the protein MLLGDSSVGKTCILLRFKDGAFVGGNFIATVGIDFRNKVVDVDNLKVKLQIWDTAGQERFRSVTHAYYRDAQALLLLYDITNKPSFDNIRAWLNEIHEYAQKDVVIMLLGNKADMAAERVVKKEDGEKLAKEYGVPFMETSAKTGINVELAFLAIAKELKHRTTQQPNEPKFQIHDYIESQKHKTACCSLV from the exons ATGCTGTTGGGAGACTCATCTGTGGGAAAGACGTGCATCTTGCTGCGATTTAAAGACGGGGCATTTGTGGGAGGCAACTTTATTGCCACCGTTGGAATAGACTTTAGG aATAAAGTGGTAGATGTCGACAACCTGAAAGTCAAACTCCAG atCTGGGATACAGCCGGTCAGGAAAGATTCCGAAGCGTGACACACGCCTATTACAGAGATGCCCAAG CATTACTTCTGCTTTATGATATCACCAATAAGCCATCATTTGACAACATTAGG GCTTGGCTGAATGAAATACACGAGTATGCCCAGAAGGATGTGGTCATCATGTTGCTCGGCAACAAG GCAGACATGGCCGCCGAGAGGGTGGTGAAAAAGGAGGATGGGGAGAAGTTGGCTAAG gaaTATGGGGTGCCATTTATGGAGACCAGCGCAAAGACCGGCATCAACGTGGAGCTAGCCTTTCTAGCTATCGCAAA GGAGCTGAAGCACAGAACCACCCAACAGCCAAACGAGCCCAAGTTCCAAATACACGACTACATCGAATCTCAGAAGCACAAGACTGCTTGCTGCAGCCTTGTGTAG
- the LOC119126338 gene encoding ras-related protein Rab-37-like isoform X1: MSIRKTSLTQKQSKNGTSKYVLERCASINEYYDIAFKVMLLGDSSVGKTCILLRFKDGAFVGGNFIATVGIDFRNKVVDVDNLKVKLQIWDTAGQERFRSVTHAYYRDAQALLLLYDITNKPSFDNIRAWLNEIHEYAQKDVVIMLLGNKADMAAERVVKKEDGEKLAKEYGVPFMETSAKTGINVELAFLAIAKELKHRTTQQPNEPKFQIHDYIESQKHKTACCSLV; encoded by the exons ATGTCCATCAGGAAGACATCGTTGACGCAAAAGCAGTCTAAAAACGGGACTTCTAAATATGTGTTGGAGCGGTGCGCTTCTATTAACGAGTATTATGATATTGCCTTCAAG GTGATGCTGTTGGGAGACTCATCTGTGGGAAAGACGTGCATCTTGCTGCGATTTAAAGACGGGGCATTTGTGGGAGGCAACTTTATTGCCACCGTTGGAATAGACTTTAGG aATAAAGTGGTAGATGTCGACAACCTGAAAGTCAAACTCCAG atCTGGGATACAGCCGGTCAGGAAAGATTCCGAAGCGTGACACACGCCTATTACAGAGATGCCCAAG CATTACTTCTGCTTTATGATATCACCAATAAGCCATCATTTGACAACATTAGG GCTTGGCTGAATGAAATACACGAGTATGCCCAGAAGGATGTGGTCATCATGTTGCTCGGCAACAAG GCAGACATGGCCGCCGAGAGGGTGGTGAAAAAGGAGGATGGGGAGAAGTTGGCTAAG gaaTATGGGGTGCCATTTATGGAGACCAGCGCAAAGACCGGCATCAACGTGGAGCTAGCCTTTCTAGCTATCGCAAA GGAGCTGAAGCACAGAACCACCCAACAGCCAAACGAGCCCAAGTTCCAAATACACGACTACATCGAATCTCAGAAGCACAAGACTGCTTGCTGCAGCCTTGTGTAG
- the slc9a3r1b gene encoding Na(+)/H(+) exchange regulatory cofactor NHE-RF1 yields MPSKSQYLRPRLCTLDKGDNGYGFHLHGEKGKTGQFIRLVEPDSPAESSGLRAGDRLVFVNGDDVENESHQQVVGRIRATSGRLELIVVDPDTEQLLKKHNIKCLKEYVNDGIPLPFEDEEEAETHRQEDEDKRSENGDERRDHSVEAEEERGGGSRGSTPVPDRNGEIHGIVQRKLSVNSDQEVSPELRPRLCVIRREANGYGFNLHSERARPGQYIRAVDEDSPAERAGLQPKDRIVQVNGVSVEGKTHSEVVAAIKAGGDVARLLVVDPETDAFFKKCRVIPTLDHLTGPLPEPGVNGGMEEKVNGRGTERDSKLSVSPSSSNASSNASLTPTTSTPPEGVTTEAIPALNMSLQQVKELAHQKRSNKRAPAMDWTKKNELFSNL; encoded by the exons ATGCCGAGTAAAAGCCAATACTTACGGCCCCGGCTCTGTACGCTGGATAAAGGCGACAACGGCTACGGCTTCCACCTCCACGGGGAGAAGGGCAAAACTGGCCAGTTCATACGGCTGGTGGAGCCTGACAGCCCGGCTGAATCGTCGGGGCTCCGCGCCGGGGACCGCCTGGTGTTCGTCAACGGGGACGACGTGGAGAACGAGAGCCACCAGCAAGTCGTGGGCCGGATAAGAGCCACTTCGGGTCGGCTGGAGCTCATCGTGGTGGACCCGGACACGGAGCAGCTCCTGAAGAAGCACAACATCAAGTGTCTGAAGGAGTACGTCAATGACGGGATCCCGTTACCTTTcgaagatgaagaggaagctGAGACGCACCGACAAGAAGACGAGGACAAGAGGTCAGAAAATGGAGATGAGCGGCGAGACCACAGCGTCGAGGCAGAGGAGGAGCGAGGTGGGGGGTCCAGAGGGAGCACACCCGTACCGGACAGAAACGGAGAGATTCACGGGATCGTCCAGAGGAAGCTGAGCGTCAATTCAGACCAG GAGGTGAGCCCCGAGCTGCGGCCACGTCTCTGCGTGATTCGGAGAGAAGCAAACGGATATGGCTTCAACCTACACAGTGAGCGGGCGCGGCCTGGCCAGTACATCCGAGCTGTGGATGAAGACTCCCCCGCAGAGAGGGCAGGCCTGCAACCTAAAGACAGGATAGTCCAG GTGAACGGCGTGTCGGTGGAGGGCAAAACACACTCCGAGGTGGTGGCGGCCATTAAAGCCGGCGGGGACGTGGCCCGCCTGCTCGTGGTCGACCCCGAAACGGACGCATTCTTCAAGAAGTGCCGAGTGATCCCCACCTTGGACCACCTGACTG GTCCATTACCTGAGCCTGGCGTCAATGGAGGAATGGAGGAGAAG GTGAACGGCAGAGGGACGGAGAGGGACTCCAAGCTCTCCGTCAGCCCTTCTTCATCCAACGCCTCATCCAACGCCTCACTCACGCCAACCACAAGCACTCCTCCTGAG GGCGTAACAACGGAGGCCATCCCAGCTCTGAACATGAGCCTGCAGCAGGTGAAAGAGCTGGCCCATCAGAAACGCTCCAATAAGAGAGCCCCGGCCATGGACTGGACCAAGAAAAATGAACTCTTCAGCAACCTATAG
- the xylt2 gene encoding xylosyltransferase 2, producing MAASARVQKLLRRYKLAIAAALTILLIQSLVVWSLKSLEEGEAEKKARRSKLPDNNSQDQRRDATGLERHIALSGSNKGKLERTGGTTTTTLRKGASQKQGKPGVRLKNPPEQGQTGTELDGVAPHDPSSNLSEMRGAADVVAKLTGALPGEPGSVDGARQSPNSDFEPKCDIISKDAWSALHRASSQQCRQEIANVVCMHQAGQLMPDDLPQFCPQPGILSAAQSVGELDNSLANVENPVRVVFVLMVHGRSVRQLKRLIKAIYHSDHYYYIHVDERSGYMHREVLQIAQQYPNIRATPWRMVTIWGGASLLKAYLRSMQDLLALLDWKWDFFINLSGTDFPTRTNDELVAFLSQHRDKNFLKSHGRENTRFIRKQGLDRLFHECDNHMWRLGERKIPDGLEVSGGSDWFALTRRFVEYVIDSQDDLVSGLKQFYSYTLLPAESFFHTVLGNSHMCDSLVDNNLRVTNWNRKLGCKCQYKHIVDWCGCSPNDFKPQDLIRIQQLSRPTFFARKFESSINQEAVEILDTHLYGQYAPGTVAIKAYWENQFEQMDGIGSLSDVMLTAHASLFRLGLNSLATTQGKKDACRFEPIGYPLSVHLYFYDDRFQGYLIRQEVQAVGSKVKEAIEMWAVPQTALVLEKSLKEFERLKHLEIGTEWDPKERVFRNFGGIIGPLDEPLAVQKWVPGPNLTATIVWIDPAQVVAISYDITVDADTEYTHYKPPLQHPLRPGIWTVRVLKQWQRVAQLHFLIVPLSFKDKKPLRKDKDSWLHAGPPGNLYLDQSFQHLNSILKLPPQEPAMLEAQRNAQIVGPPLDVWVDWSVSNFWVTGNLCTVQTSSCTALVPCSKTTWSSLSPDPKSELGPVKSDGRIR from the exons ATGGCGGCCAGCGCGAGGGTGCAGAAGCTCCTCCGACGATATAAACTAGCTATCGCCGCTGCCTTAACCATCCTCCTCATCCAAAGTCTCGTCGTGTGGAGCCTGAAAAGTCTGGAAGAGGGCGAGGCGGAG AAAAAAGCAAGACGATCTAAACTGCCCGACAACAACAGCCAGGACCAGAGGAGGGATGCCACGGGTTTAGAAAGACACATAGCGTTGTCTGGAAGTAACAAGGGCAAGCTGGAAAGAACCGGAGGCACGACAACCACCACACTTAGAAAAGGGGCCAGTCAAAAACAAGGAAAGCCTGGAGTCAGGCTGAAAAATCCCCCCGAGCAGGGGCAAACCGGCACCGAATTGGACGGTGTAGCACCCCACGACCCATCCAGTAACCTGAGTGAGATGCGAGGCGCCGCTGATGTGGTGGCCAAGTTAACCGGCGCCTTGCCAGGGGAGCCAGGCAGCGTGGACGGGGCACGCCAATCCCCCAACAGTGATTTTGAGCCCAAATGTGACATCATAAGTAAGGATGCGTGGTCTGCTCTGCATCGTGCTAGCTCACAGCAGTGTCGCCAGGAGATCGCCAATGTTGTGTGCATGCATCAGGCCGGGCAGCTCATGCCGGATGACCTTCCGCAATTCTGCCCTCAGCCAG GCATATTGAGTGCTGCTCAGTCAGTTGGCGAGCTGGACAACAGCCTGGCCAACGTGGAGAACCCTGTCCGTGTGGTTTTCGTCCTGATGGTCCACGGCCGCTCTGTACGGCAGCTCAAGCGTCTCATTAAAGCCATCTACCACTCTGATCACTACTACTACATCCATGTAGACGAG CGGTCGGGCTACATGCACCGGGAAGTCCTCCAAATAGCCCAGCAGTACCCAAATATACGTGCCACGCCCTGGAGAATGGTGACCATCTGGGGTGGTGCCAGTCTGCTGAAGGCGTACCTGCGCAGCATGCAGGACCTCCTGGCCCTGCTGGATTGGAAGTGGGATTTCTTCATCAATCTCAGTGGCACAGACTTCCCCACCAG GACTAATGATGAGCTGGTGGCCTTTTTATCACAACACAGAGACAAGAACTTCCTCAAGTCCCATGGCAGAGAGAACACCCG GTTTATTAGAAAGCAGGGCCTCGATCGTCTCTTTCACGAGTGTGACAACCACATGTGGCGTTTGGGAGAGCGCAAAATTCCCGATGGCCTGGAAGTGTCGGGTGGCTCCGATTGGTTTGCGCTCACCCGCCGCTTTGTGGAGTATGTCATCGATTCCCAAGACGACCTGGTGTCGGGACTGAAGCAGTTCTATTCCTATACTCTGCTCCCTGCTGAG TCTTTCTTCCACACCGTGCTCGGAAACAGTCACATGTGCGACAGCCTGGTGGACAACAACCTCCGTGTGACCAACTGGAATCGTAAACTGGGCTGTAAATGCCAGTACAAGCACATTGTGGATTGGTGTGGTTGCTCTCCCAATGACTTCAAACCCCAAGACCTCATTCGCATCCAG CAATTATCCCGGCCCACGTTCTTTGCACGCAAATTTGAGTCGTCAATAAACCAGGAAGCCGTTGAAATCCTGGACACGCACTTGTATGGCCAGTACGCACCAGGAACTGTTGCCATTAAGGCGTACTGGGAGAACCAGTTTGAGCAGATGGATGGCATAGGCTCGCTGAGTGATGTGATGCTCACTGCTCACGCTTCCTTGTTTCGCCTGGGCTTGAACAGCCTTGCGACAACTCAGGGCAAAAAAGACGCCTGCAG GTTTGAACCTATCGGCTACCCTTTGTCAGTGCACTTGTACTTCTACGATGACCGCTTTCAAGGGTACTTGATACGTCAGGAAGTTCAGGCAGTGGGATCAAAGGTCAAGGAGGCAATAGAGATGTGGGCTGTGCCCCAGACGGCATTGGTCCTTGAGAAGAGTCTTAAAGAGTTTGAAAGGCTCAAACACCTTGAG ATCGGTACAGAATGGGATCCAAAGGAAAGAGTATTTCGTAATTTCGGCGGGATCATCGGCCCTTTGGATGAACCACTTGCGGTTCAGAAATGGGTTCCCGGGCCCAACCTCACCGCCACCATCGTGTGGATTGACCCGGCCCAGGTGGTGGCAATTTcgtatgacatcacagtggaTGCAGATACAGAATACACACATTACAAGCCACCCCTGCAGCACCCCCTACGGCCTGGCATTTGGACGGTGCGTGTATTGAAACAGTGGCAGCGTGTGGCCCAACTTCATTTCCTTATCGTACCTTTGAGCTTCAAAGATAAGAAGCCACTGCGCAAAG ATAAGGACAGTTGGCTGCATGCAGGCCCACCTGGAAATTTGTACCTGGATCAGAGCTTCCAGCACTTGAATTCCATACTGAAGTTGCCGCCTCAAGAGCCTGCCATGCTGGAAGCGCAACGAAACGCCCAGATTGTGGGCCCGCCCCTTGACGTGTGGGTTGACTGGAGTGTGTCAAATTTTTGGGTTACGGGAAACCTGTGCACAGTGCAGACTTCATCTTGCACAGCTTTGGTGCCATGCTCCAAAACTACCTGGAGCTCCCTGTCCCCGGATCCCAAGTCTGAACTGGGCCCGGTGAAAAGTGACGGGAGAATCAGGTAG